One segment of Choristoneura fumiferana chromosome 26, NRCan_CFum_1, whole genome shotgun sequence DNA contains the following:
- the LOC141442974 gene encoding uncharacterized protein — MDMRLIRAIVVLIACTVCSQVASQPVEAAKNVTSDASECFTARSIPGQCVHRQRCDHGTAAIDQTLYAPHGYVRPCAMDEVCCPEFALAHVEMFTMPSMDSDEDDN; from the exons ATGGACATGCGATTGATAAG AGCTATTGTCGTCCTCATAGCCTGCACTGTCTGCAGTCAAGTGGCCAGCCAACCAGTGGAAGCAGCCAAAAATGTGACCAGTG ATGCGTCCGAGTGCTTTACAGCCAGGAGCATCCCCGGGCAGTGCGTGCACCGGCAGCGCTGCGACCACGGCACGGCGGCCATCGACCAAACTCTGTACGCGCCCCATGGATACGTAAG GCCTTGCGCGATGGACGAAGTCTGCTGCCCCGAGTTTGCCTTGGCGCATGTGGAGATGTTTACGATGCCGTCCATGGATTCCGATGAAGACGATAACTGA
- the LOC141442972 gene encoding uncharacterized protein — MSLITIDDDSSEDIAIISDTVVKESSEASERTLENKSTNNDTDTEDLTEVLSNSKSNDTEMLEPVQVEPDDSETIDTTENDDETREKPILELMKNLIHYNGKQNTTLTNAELIKMLKNEFHIDVPNLPLISVEIYMNVLKKFLKDWPQWDKFDQVMHEFRCMSDNDEIERMLEREYTALKEYLAAMLKASKPWARESAQKLKRSAEVPASAKAVPGDVILEVNCARSQLNTLFFRKPHPNYNYTIFNVENSVPTKINISTPSLKSILNGCYVRIHINTKCFKYKRELIHDLKHKLINKKNQKNVQETKLNQYLQTLKAPPKTDKIISNKDIKAVTEKIDFCNRYMNTGSVSTIFQIINDDINAIDGSFGIPAVFRHYMNPYAYVRYLHEPVDVESDKYDLQLEELISPRLKFQISRLSLNASAETLVPNWLKLECSVCEVTFLGITGVEQLIEHFRDNHQNEPDLTCTNCDKTFSVNELALTRWYHKCEKAILFNSDTE; from the exons atgTCACTCATAACGATCGACGACGACTCAAGTGAGGATATAGCAATTATTTCGGACACTGTCGTAAAGGAATCGAGTGAAGCTAGTGAAAGAACATTAGAAAATAAGTCTACTAATAATGATACAGATACTGAGGACTTAACTGAAGTACTATCCAACAGTAAATCGAATGATACGGAAATGCTTGAGCCTGTACAAGTGGAGCCTGACGATTCGGAGACGATAGACACTACTGAAAATGACGACGAAACaaggg AGAAACCCATACTAGAGCTCATGAAAAATTTAATACACTATAATGGGAAGCAAAACACTACACTGACAAATGCTGAACTTatcaaaatgttaaaaaacgAGTTCCACATTGATGTTCCTAATTTGCCGTTGATCTCTGTGGAAATTTACATGAATGTCTTGAAGAAATTCCTTAAAGATTGGCCACAGTGGGATAAGTTTGACCAAGTCATGCATGAATTCAGGTGTATGAGTGATAACGATGAAATAGAAAGGATGCTGGAGCGGGAATATACTGCTTTAAAAGAATATCTGGCAGCCATGTTGAAAGCTAGCAAGCCCTGGGCGAGAGAGTCCGCACAGAAACTCAAGAGAAGTGCTGAGGTCCCAGCATCTGCCAAAGCAGTGCCTGGTGATGTTATTCTTGAAGTCAACTGTGCAAGAAGCCAGCTCAATACACTGTTCTTTAGAAAACCTCATCCCAATTACAACTACACAATTTTCAATGTAGAAAATTCTGTACCAacaaagataaacatttcaACACCATCATTAAAGTCAATATTAAATGGCTGCTATGTCCGAATTCACATAAACACAAAATGCTTTAAGTATAAGCGAGAATTAATACatgatttaaaacataaacttattaataaaaagaatCAGAAAAATGTGCAAGAAACAAAGCTCAATCAGTATTTACAAACACTAAAAGCGCCCCCTAAGAcagataaaataatatcaaataaagATATTAAAGCTGTTACTGAAAAAATTGACTTCTGCAACAGGTACATGAATACTGGATCTGTATCAACTATATTCCAGATTATAAATGATGATATTAATGCTATTGATGGTAGCTTTGGTATACCAGCAGTGTTTAGACATTACATGAATCCTTATGCTTATGTAAGATACTTACATGAACCTGTCGATGTGGAATCAGACAAATATGACCTGCAGCTTGAGGAGCTTATATCACCACGATTGAAATTTCAAATATCAAGACTATCTTTAAATGCTAGTGCAGAAACTCTTGTTCCGAATTGGCTGAAATTAGAATGTTCCGTGTGCGAAGTGACCTTTTTGGGTATTACCGGTGTGGAACAACTGATAGAGCATTTTAGAGATAATCATCAGAATGAGCCTGATTTAACCTGTACGAACTGCGATAAAACCTTCTCCGTCAATGAACTGGCTCTGACCAGATGGTACCATAAATGTGAGAAGGCAATTCTTTTTAATAGTGATACTGAATAG
- the LOC141442970 gene encoding uncharacterized protein gives MRKYLALARRAAACLRDHAVAVTNTLGSVSQALQALHALLCQQQAALASLLARASAALLGNTPWLRAPPDALPDAPAGLQKIHHMFLVVQSSLLKHIAMAHFAQPAHARAIYKNHNERLYWIHNVLIQHLYEEFKENYEALDRMYRIFKNYGSKDAVVDKKPGFAMNDRWLYSEVHSGIARACMEIKIALEKCTNLDMFLDSCAINDQELNLDAVNSDIENLIDDLTRVLATTQNSQLRLKNLQRKFAVEEERKKESEVEETEAVVKIEDTLPEIKDEVFFLLKTDDDDERQAIGDVTTAPGKTEREATKLVLNELRRKLVKREDIMRERERQALVKTMPELKDVPEFPRQIRMEDYVERKGYINKIVKTDSKERLFKDYKISSKLKRKKNYRLKVNKYDSDTDIKAKGEVFEANVNLNGKSKLISVSSDNKEIIVTEWNKQLRLPDLDKAGTSFSSIEDINEAVNDSINQSINRSINQSINNVVNQSVNESINEAVNKSDDQSINQLKCSKKDLELSSSSSETDFDYHKERQMLKDIRRHRVARRKNHPVKRVSIDIIDESLRPVEYSFGTGMAIASVLQVNNGKMPNMAAEEVFIGDGEVSNDSGNDEDA, from the exons ATGCGCAAGTACCTCGCGctcgcgcgccgcgccgccgcctgcCTCAGGGACCACGCCGTCGCCGTCACTAATACACT CGGGTCGGTCTCGCAGGCCCTGCAAGCTTTGCACGCGCTTCTCTGCCAGCAGCAGGCGGCGCTGGCGTCGCTGCTGGCGCGCGCGTCCGCCGCGCTGCTCGGCAACACGCCCTGGCTGCGCGCGCCCCCCGACGCGCTGCCGGACGCGCCCGCCGGCCTGCAG AAAATCCACCACATGTTCCTAGTAGTCCAGTCGTCGCTGCTGAAACACATTGCGATGGCGCACTTCGCACAGCCGGCGCATGCGCGAGCCATCTACAAGAACCACAACGAACGTCTCTACTGGATACACAACGTGCTCATACAACATCTGTATGAAGAGTTCAAGGAAAACTACGAAGCCCTAGACCGCATGTATAGGATATTCAAAAACTATGGCAGCAAAGACGCGGTTGTAGACAAGAAACCAGGATTTGCGATGAATGATAGGTGGTTGTATTCTGAAGTGCACAGCGGTATAGCTCGAGCTTGTATGGAGATTAAAATAGCTTTGGAGAAATGCACTAATCTCGATATGTTTTTAGACTCCTGCGCTATCAATGATCAGGAATTAAATCTAGATGCTGTAAATAGTGATATAGAAAACTTGATCGATGATTTAACTAGAGTTCTAGCAACGACGCAGAATTCGCAGCTCAGATTGAAAAATTTGCAACGAAAGTTCGCTgtggaagaagaaagaaagaaggagaGTGAAGTTGAAGAAACAGAAGCAGTTGTTAAAATTGAAGATACACTGCCGGAGATTAAGGACGAAGTGTTCTTCTTGCTTAaaactgatgatgacgatgaaagaCAAGCCATCGGTGATGTGACGACTGCACCGGGGAAGACAGAAAGAGAAGCAACGAAACTAGTCTTAAATGAGTTGAGGAGGAAACTGGTGAAGCGAGAGGACATTATGCGCGAGAGGGAGAGGCAAGCTTTAGTAAAAACGATGCCTGAGTTAAAAGATGTTCCTGAATTCCCGAGGCAGATCAGAATGGAGGATTACGTCGAAAGAAAAGGGTATATAAACAAGATAGTTAAAACTGATAGTAAAGAACGATTGTTCAAGGATTATAAAATAAGTTCTAAACTGAAACGTAAGAAGAATTATAGGTTGAAAGTAAACAAATATGACAGCGATACTGATATAAAGGCGAAAGGGGAAGTTTTTGAAGCGAATGTAAATTTAAATGGTAAGAGCAAACTTATTAGTGTTAGCAGTGATAACAAAGAAATAATAGTCACTGAATGGAATAAACAACTGAGACTACCTGACTTGGACAAAGCAGGTACAAGTTTCTCATCAATCGAAGATATAAATGAAGCTGTTAATGATTctattaatcaatcaatcaacagAAGCATCAATCAGTCAATCAATAACGTTGTCAACCAATCAGTCAACGAATCAATAAATGAAGCTGTCAACAAATCTGATGATCAATCTATAAACCAACTAAAATGTTCAAAGAAAGATCTAGAACTATCCTCGTCATCATCTGAAACGGATTTTGACTATCACAAGGAACGGCAGATGCTCAAAGACATCCGGAGGCATAGAGTTGCCAGGAGAAAAAATCATCCTGTCAAAAGAGTGTCCATAGATATTATAGACGAAAGTCTAAGGCCTGTTGAGTATAGTTTTGGCACGGGTATGGCGATAGCTTCAGTGTTACAAGTTAATAATGGAAAAATGCCTAATATGGCGGCTGAGGAGGTTTTTATCGGTGATGGAGAGGTTTCAAATGATAGTGGGAATGATGAAGACGcttaa
- the LOC141442890 gene encoding serine hydrolase-like protein 2 encodes MLVTEKEWYIEAPWGRICVVAWGSCADPPVLLCHGAVDSAASWRPIMEHLPPTFYYIGMELPGNGKSDPLPRGLMLATHDLVYAIEVLRRHFRWEHFVYMAHSLGTALGKQYNLAYPGRMTKVVEFDPIPAYQTITPDQFGLWYHAYFTKYYQKYHIFNAPKETAPLYTREKALSMLEKNRGLTGAAASMVLDRISEPVGNGLVRFTFDQRTKQVVLPPYTSEHARKFFTEMKTPTLVIIASVSLKRGAYDKVPFALDEKCHPHNNYRVFHVEGRHDVHVMHPERMAKVVERFLLYGVEGLDTKSKL; translated from the exons GGTTACGGAAAAAGAATGGTACATAGAAGCCCCATGGGGGAGAATTTGTG TTGTAGCATGGGGCTCCTGCGCCGACCCGCCGGTGCTGCTGTGCCACGGCGCCGTGGACTCCGCGGCCTCCTGGCGACCGATCATGGAGCACCTGCCCCCCACCTTCTACTATATTG gaatGGAGCTCCCGGGCAATGGCAAGTCGGATCCTCTGCCCAGGGGTCTGATGCTGGCGACGCACGACCTGGTGTATGCAATAGAGGTGCTCCGGAGACACTTCCGCTGGGAACATTTTGTTTACATGGCACATTCGCTGGGCACTGCTCTCG GTAAACAGTATAACCTGGCGTATCCCGGGCGGATGACGAAGGTCGTAGAGTTCGATCCCATACCGGCATATCAGACCATCACACCCGACCAGTTCGGGCTGtg gtACCACGCTTATTTTACGAAGTATTATCAGAAGTACCATATTTTCAACGCTCCGAAGGAAACTGCGCCTTTATATACGAGAGAAAAG GCGCTGTCAATGTTGGAGAAGAATCGGGGTTTGACCGGCGCCGCGGCGTCCATGGTGCTTGACAGGATATCGGAGCCAGTGGGGAATGGACTCGTTAG ATTCACATTTGACCAGAGAACCAAACAAGTTGTCTTGCCGCCCTACACATCGGAACACGCGAGGAAGTTCTTCACCGAAATGAAAACACCCACTTTGGTCATTATAGCGAGCGTTTCCCTCAAACGCGGCGCCTATGACAAAGTCCCGTTCGCGCTTGACGAAAAGTGCCACCCCCATAACAATTATAGGGTATTCCATGTAGAAGGGAGACATGATGTCCACGTCATGCATCCTGAGAGAATGGCAAAGGTTGTCGAGCGGTTTTTGCTGTATGGAGTGGAGGGGCTGGATACGAAATCTAAGCTGTGA